Part of the Marinobacterium rhizophilum genome is shown below.
CATGTACGTGGACCTGCTGGATTCTCTCGGGTGAAGGGATGGGGTTCACATTGGGCCTTCTTGTTCAATGGAAGGCCCAATGATGAAACATCCCTTTTTCATGTATTAACCCGCCGGGTTAATAACCTGGCTGGCAAATAGGTTTCCTCCCTATTTGCCTGTCGCCCCACACCTTTCACCCTTCAAGAATGGGCGCACGTACGTGTACGTGCTGGATTTCCCCGGTGAAGAATGGTGGTCGCGTTGGCCTGCGGCCAATGATGAAGTATCTTTTTTATGTATTAACCCGGGTTAACAAACAGTGACTTGGCTGTTCAGGGTGTGTCTATTTCATCCTGGTTTGCCACTGGCTATCCGGGAAATAATCTTCATTATAGCTATCTATCCCTCCAAAAAACGGCCTGATGGCCGTTTTTCAATGGTTGTGTACGTTGTTGATTCGCAGGTTTCTACTGCGCCACCGAACGGTTTGCAATTTGCGAAAAATATTGCCGATTTGCAAATGTTACTATTTTTATACCCATGAATATTTTTTGGTATTTGTAACTTATTGTAATGGTTGGGCTAATTTTCAATCTGATTCCATCATTGTGTTGGCATGGGATGTGCTGTGTTTATATCAGTGCACTTCGATAGCTGACGGCCATTAGGCCTGTAATCTGAAGCAAAGTATCCATTCAGTATTAATCAGTAATGGCTTTGGATAGAAAGTGCTGCATTGAACCCGAAATAATTAGCGATTGGGGCACAGCAATGAAATATAAAAAGGCATTTATTCTGGTACTGATGCTCACGGTGACGGGCTGCAGCAGTTTGGTCAGTCACCCAAGGTTCCATGCACAACCGGCGCCCGATAATTATCATCGCAGTCAGTCGATAGCAACCGGTTATCGGAACAGTGACTGGATCCGTGATTATTTGTCGTCCTGTTCCTCTTCATATTCTTTTTATACAGCAGACAGCAATAACTGTGGATTCGATACATCAGGTTATCCCTGGGGGCAGGGGGAGACAATCGCCCGGGAAACATTTCTGTTTGACACCGCGTCGGCCACGACAGGGCTAAATGTCCCGTCAGGCTTTCTCGATGGTACCAATGCGCACGGGCGCCTCGAACTGCTGGCTCAGCGCATGAAGCAATCTGGCGCCTGTAGCTGGCTCAACGTGGTCGGTCATGCGGATAGTCGCGGGTTCGCCCGTTATAACCAGCTCCTGTCTGAAGAGCGTGCCCGTAGTGTTGCCGACTACCTGCTGAGGCTGGGGGTAACTGCGCATCGCATTCGCAGTCACGGTGTGGGTGAAACGCAACCGGCAGGCAGTAATGCGACCGAGTCGGGGCGGGCGGTTAACCGGCGGGTAGATGTCCAGCTCTATGCGCAGAACGCGACCTGTGCGTTGCCGTCGCGGTGAAGAGTCTGGCTGCGGCCTTCAATAGCTTGCCGCAACCCATTGTCAAATCATCAAAATTATAAGGTGGATGCAAGGATGTTGAATATTATACGCAATCTCGCCATCGTAATACCCGTACTGGGCTGGGCATTCTCCAGCGCACTCTATGCCGATCAGGGGCTGCTGGCCGTAGAAACAGCCAATGGTCGGCAATCGTCGACGACGCGTGAGCTGGTTCAGTGGACGCACGCGCGCCTGATCTTTAACAAGGACCTGGAGCGGGTCGCTGTTGGGCAGGATAAAACGCTGGAGGTCGAAATTCTTGGTGGTAATGAATTGTTGGCCCTGGCCAAGCAGGTGGGCCGCACCAGCCTGATTGTCTGGTATGTGGACAACACCAGTGAAACCTTTCTGTTCAGTGTCAGTGAGGATCTGTCTGTTCTGCGGCGCGCACTGCGCGATATCCATCCCAATATCGTGATTCAAACCGCCCCTGATCGGCCGGCACTGGTATTACGAGGTCAGGTGCCGACGGTTAAATACCGTGTGGCGGCCGAGGCAGTGGCGCGCAATTACCTCAACGCGGGGCAGCAGGGCGGTGCTGCATCGGCAGATGCCATGTTATTGCGAAGCGTTGCCGGGACGGCAAGCATGCCGACGCCAGTCGATAATCACTTGCGGGTTGGCAACCCGGTGGCCTCGAATACGCTTTCCTCCGCCGTGATCAACCTGATCCAGGTGGATGAATTACCTCGCAGTACCACGAAGAAAATTCAGGACGCCATCAAAAGCCTGGGCGGTGGCGATGTCCGCGTGCGACGCATGGTACGCGGCGATGTTGAAGATGATCGCTACGATACCCTGGTCCTGGAAGGCGAAGTACGGGACCAGGTGAGTCTGACCCGGATCCTGAACGTCGCTTCACGGTTGTTTGTTGGCTTCGATGCTGCCATTGATCCGGCGAATGCAGTGGCGGCCATTGCAGATGAGTCGGGGGCGCTACTGAACGGTCGCAGCAAGCAGGGCTTGTCCGGCGGAAATTTCGGTGGTGCGAGCAGCACCGGTGCGTTGACGAATGATATCGACGCAAATATCGCCCGCTCGAAGCTGTTGTCTGTCTCCGGGGGCCGCATCCTGTCAATGATCAGTGTACGTGATGTGCCCCTGGTGCGCGTCTCTGTGCAAATGCATGAAATCAATCGCAGTCGCATGAAAAGCTGGCGACCGGACATGAGCCTGGTGACGAACGGTTACAGCTCCGATGGACTCTTTGGTCTGGGTGGACAGTCCTCCCGTGGGGCGGGTAGCTCAACCGTGGAAAATGCCTTGCAGATACTCGGCGGCACCCTGACCAACAACTTGCAGATCGGCACCACGGACCTGGCATTTGACCTGCTGTTTTCCCTGATGGAGGACGAAGGCATTTCCCGTACCCTGTCTCGCCCGACAATGACGGTGCTGGCGGGCGAACCGGCGGTATTTCAGGTGGGTGGCGAGGTTCCGGTACCCACTGCCTTTGCCCCTGCAGGGCTATCCGGCGATGATGAAGTGGGTACCAACACATCGGGCGTGTTCAGCGGGACCGAGTTCAAGCCGTTCGGGGTGCAGCTCAAGGTGCGGGCAATGGTGGATGAGAACGACCGCATTACACTGGATCTGGCGCCCACCATTTCCACGCCCGATACACAGCTTACCCGGCAGATAGCCGGCAGTACGGGCAGTGATCTGAATACATCCGCGTTTAATGTACGCAGTCTTGAAACCTCTACCCGCCTGAGGGACGGGCAACCGCTGGTGCTCGGCGGTCTTGTTTCCAGGGATCTGAGTTCGCAGGAAAACTATACCCCTGGACTGCACAATATGCCGGTCATTGGCTGGTTCGCCGAGTCCAGCGGCAAGTCCGATGTTGACAGCGAGCTGGTCATCATCGTGACGCCAACCATTGTGCGCGAGCCGATGAATGACACGGCACTATGGCAATTTCCTGCGCCCCTGACCCTGCTTGACTGGGCGGTGGGTACTGTCGTGAGTACTGCGCAGCAAGAAGCTGAAGCCGCGCCGGGCCTTGTCGCCGATCAACCAAAAGGAGTTCAGTGATGATGCCTTCAGCCTTTAAGCGTATATCCGTTAGCCTGCTGGTGCTCGTTCTGCTGGGCGGTTGTGCCAGTGACATGGATCGGCGCCGCAGCGAGCAGCCGGATCCCAACGTTCGCCTGGACCAGATGCTCGGGCTCTATCACCAGTCGGTGGCGTCCGGCAGCGCCTGTGCAGAAATCTGGCACGCAGACAGTGGAACGATCGACTGCGAGCGGATTCTGCGTGAAGTCGAGCGCTTGCAGG
Proteins encoded:
- a CDS encoding pilus assembly protein N-terminal domain-containing protein produces the protein MLNIIRNLAIVIPVLGWAFSSALYADQGLLAVETANGRQSSTTRELVQWTHARLIFNKDLERVAVGQDKTLEVEILGGNELLALAKQVGRTSLIVWYVDNTSETFLFSVSEDLSVLRRALRDIHPNIVIQTAPDRPALVLRGQVPTVKYRVAAEAVARNYLNAGQQGGAASADAMLLRSVAGTASMPTPVDNHLRVGNPVASNTLSSAVINLIQVDELPRSTTKKIQDAIKSLGGGDVRVRRMVRGDVEDDRYDTLVLEGEVRDQVSLTRILNVASRLFVGFDAAIDPANAVAAIADESGALLNGRSKQGLSGGNFGGASSTGALTNDIDANIARSKLLSVSGGRILSMISVRDVPLVRVSVQMHEINRSRMKSWRPDMSLVTNGYSSDGLFGLGGQSSRGAGSSTVENALQILGGTLTNNLQIGTTDLAFDLLFSLMEDEGISRTLSRPTMTVLAGEPAVFQVGGEVPVPTAFAPAGLSGDDEVGTNTSGVFSGTEFKPFGVQLKVRAMVDENDRITLDLAPTISTPDTQLTRQIAGSTGSDLNTSAFNVRSLETSTRLRDGQPLVLGGLVSRDLSSQENYTPGLHNMPVIGWFAESSGKSDVDSELVIIVTPTIVREPMNDTALWQFPAPLTLLDWAVGTVVSTAQQEAEAAPGLVADQPKGVQ
- a CDS encoding OmpA family protein codes for the protein MKYKKAFILVLMLTVTGCSSLVSHPRFHAQPAPDNYHRSQSIATGYRNSDWIRDYLSSCSSSYSFYTADSNNCGFDTSGYPWGQGETIARETFLFDTASATTGLNVPSGFLDGTNAHGRLELLAQRMKQSGACSWLNVVGHADSRGFARYNQLLSEERARSVADYLLRLGVTAHRIRSHGVGETQPAGSNATESGRAVNRRVDVQLYAQNATCALPSR